One region of Camelina sativa cultivar DH55 chromosome 6, Cs, whole genome shotgun sequence genomic DNA includes:
- the LOC104710948 gene encoding serine/threonine-protein kinase SRPK (The sequence of the model RefSeq protein was modified relative to this genomic sequence to represent the inferred CDS: added 94 bases not found in genome assembly) has product MAAEDKNGGRVGEESEYSSEDEGTEDYRKGGYHAVRVGDTFKNGVYVIQSKLGWGHFSTVWLAWDTHGSRYVALKVQKSAQHYTEAAMDEIKILKQIAESDPGDKKCVVKLLDHFKHSGPNGKHVCMVFEYLGDNLLSVIKYSDYRGVPLHKVKELCFHILVGLDYLHRELSIIHTDLKPENVLLLSTIDPSRDARRSGVPLVQPTTKDKVVSESAAKPETKSYTYDGDLTKNQKKKIRKKAKKVVVQGCGGEEASEENERNSNSEARTNGNSTEERSEGSSTRLMEDEEAREKANKKNSQGNRRGSRSTRHKLLSDIECKCKLVDFGNACWTYKQFTSDIQTRQYRCPEVVLGSKYSTSADMWSFACICFELATGDVLFDPRSGENYDRDEDHLALMMELLGMMPRKIALGGRYSRDYFNRLGELRHIRRLRFWPISKVLKEKYDFSEQDAKAMADFLIPILEFVPEKRPTAAQCLTHPWFSPGPRLLEPAMKPQEPKGEEEEEAVTENREKEKGEREAMEAGVGNIAIDGSEQKVTTREGRQCGRDIRTLK; this is encoded by the exons ATGGCGGCGGAGGATAAAAACGGCGGACGTGTGG GTGAAGAGAGTGAGTATTCGTCGGAGGACGAAGGAACGGAGGATTACAGGAAAGGAGGGTACCATGCGGTTAGAGTTGGTGATACTTTTAAGAATGGAGTTTATGTGATTCAGAGTAAGCTTGGTTGGGGACATTTCTCTACTGTTTGGCTTGCTTGGGACACTCATGGATCG CGTTATGTAGCTTTGAAAGTCCAGAAGAGCGCTCAGCACTACACAGAGGCAGCCATGGATGAGATCAAGATCTTGAAACAGATTGCTGAAAGTGACCCGGGTGATAAGAAATGTGTTGTAAAGCTACTGGATCATTTCAAGCATTCGGGTCCTAATGGGAAACATGTTTGTATGGTCTTTGAGTACTTGGGAGATAACTTGTTGTCCGTTATCAAGTACAGTGATTACCGAGGGGTCCCTCTCCACAAGGTTAAAGAGCtctgttttcatattttggttgggttGGATTATCTTCACCGTGAGCTCTCTATTATTCATACTGATTTAAAGCCGGAGAACGTTTTGTTGTTGTCCACTATTGATCCATCAAGAGATGCTCGGAGATCAGGTGTTCCACTTGTTCAGCCAACCACCAAGGACAAAGTTGTTTCAGAGTCAGCTGCTAAACCTGAAACTAAGAGTTATACATACGATGGCGATTTGACAAAGAATCAGAAAAAGAAGATCCGTAAGAAGGCTAAGAAGGTGGTAGTTCAGGGTTGTGGTGGAGAGGAAGCTtcagaagaaaatgaaagaaattcTAACTCTGAAGCAAGAACAAATGGCAATTCCACCGAGGAGAGGTCAGAAGGAAGTTCCACAAGATtaatggaagatgaagaagccaGAGAGAAGGCTAACAAAAAGAATAGTCAGGGTAATAGGAGAGGAAGCCGATCCAC CAGACAAGACAGTACCGATGTCCAGAGGTTGTTCTTGGATCAAAATACTCAACCTCAGCAGACATGTGGTCCTTTGCTTGTATTTGTTTTGAGCTGGCCACTGGAGATGTCCTATTTGATCCTCGCAGTGGTGAAAACTATGACCGGGATGAG GATCACCTGGCATTGATGATGGAGCTTCTCGGGATGATGCCACGAAAG ATTGCATTAGGCGGTCGATACTCGCGGGATTACTTCAACCGACTAGGTGAACTAAGGCACATCCGGCGGTTGCGGTTTTGGCCAATCAGCAAAGTCTTAAAGGAGAAGTATGATTTCAGCGAGCAGGACGCAAAAGCCATGGCAGATTTCTTAATCCCGATTCTTGAATTTGTGCCTGAGAAGAGACCGACAGCCGCCCAATGCCTAACACACCCATGGTTCAGTCCAGGCCCAAGATTACTGGAACCGGCAATGAAACCGCAAGAaccaaaaggagaagaagaagaagaagcagtaactgagaacagagaaaaggaaaagggCGAAAGGGAGGCAATGGAGGCTGGTGTAGGTAATATCGCCATTGATGGCTCTGAACAGAAGGTGACAACAAGAGAAGGACGTCAATGTGGTCGGGATATTCGCAcactaaaatga